In one window of Lacticaseibacillus casei DSM 20011 = JCM 1134 = ATCC 393 DNA:
- a CDS encoding DNA-3-methyladenine glycosylase, with the protein MIIPWLATQPTLQSAQQLLGMKLSLANCSGLIVETEAYLGVRDQAAHAFGNRHTKRNHSLFLEAGTVYVYQMRQYCLLNIVTQTADIPECILIRALEPIAGLADMAQRRHQTGVGLTNGPGKLCQALAIDRQLDGTVLNDGQLKLTPTAYRPQNIAVGPRIGIPNKEPWTSAPLRFYVSGNPFVSGLPRRDQDRKMKGWQA; encoded by the coding sequence ATGATAATTCCTTGGTTAGCAACACAACCAACACTTCAATCCGCCCAACAGTTGCTGGGGATGAAGTTAAGTTTAGCCAACTGCAGCGGCTTAATCGTCGAAACCGAAGCTTACCTCGGTGTTCGCGATCAAGCGGCACATGCGTTTGGCAATCGGCATACTAAGCGCAATCACAGTCTGTTTTTGGAAGCAGGTACGGTTTACGTGTATCAGATGCGGCAATACTGTTTGCTGAATATTGTGACCCAGACAGCTGATATTCCTGAGTGCATTTTGATTCGCGCGCTTGAACCGATAGCTGGACTGGCGGACATGGCGCAACGACGTCATCAGACCGGTGTCGGACTTACAAACGGGCCGGGAAAGTTATGCCAGGCATTAGCGATTGATCGGCAGCTCGATGGGACTGTGTTAAATGATGGTCAATTAAAACTAACACCAACAGCGTATCGGCCACAGAATATCGCAGTCGGTCCCCGAATTGGCATCCCCAATAAGGAACCTTGGACAAGTGCGCCACTGCGATTTTATGTGTCCGGCAATCCGTTTGTGTCGGGCTTGCCGCGGCGAGACCAGGATCGGAAAATGAAAGGATGGCAAGCATGA
- a CDS encoding membrane protein yields the protein MSRVMNWVKVPRNTIICWSVFVTLLLPWVFPLLHLSTAIRVGVLFILINMLSAWWIGKMIHRHHLGWWWLLVLPVLFTLMVLWRYKWYGYFFPPIYIVLSCLAMAKD from the coding sequence ATGAGTCGTGTCATGAATTGGGTCAAAGTTCCACGCAATACCATTATTTGTTGGAGTGTCTTCGTGACCTTGCTCCTCCCTTGGGTCTTCCCGTTACTGCATCTCAGCACTGCCATTCGTGTCGGTGTGCTGTTCATTTTGATCAATATGTTGAGTGCCTGGTGGATTGGCAAAATGATTCATCGCCATCATTTAGGCTGGTGGTGGCTTCTGGTTTTACCTGTCTTGTTTACGTTGATGGTTTTATGGCGGTACAAATGGTATGGGTATTTTTTCCCGCCGATCTACATCGTTTTGAGCTGTCTGGCAATGGCAAAGGACTAG
- the prmA gene encoding 50S ribosomal protein L11 methyltransferase translates to MNNDWTALTVTTSTETVEAVSNILMEAGAEGIQIKDAADFKKATIDAHGTWFDPTTIPHLASGAQVIGYFDPATSLNEQRDHIAAQVKALKQFGLDPGAATVTLTDVRQADWANVWKQYYHPLRVSRFLTIVPKWEHYTPEQNGEIVLTQDPGMAFGTGTHPTTQLMLGLLESVVRGGETMIDVGTGSGILAIAAERLGVSRILATDVDDVAVKNAQSNIELNPVSHITVKANDLLQGITMSADLIVANILAEVLVPLIPQVQERLKPKGHFLLAGIIADKAALITQTLQANGFTIAQRRETGGWVALEAVIQEEDD, encoded by the coding sequence ATGAACAACGATTGGACAGCGTTAACGGTAACAACCTCGACTGAAACGGTAGAGGCGGTTAGCAATATTTTGATGGAAGCCGGCGCCGAAGGGATTCAAATTAAGGACGCTGCTGACTTCAAAAAGGCGACAATTGATGCTCACGGAACCTGGTTTGACCCGACCACTATTCCGCATTTGGCTTCAGGCGCCCAGGTGATTGGCTATTTTGATCCAGCCACTTCACTCAATGAACAGCGCGATCACATTGCGGCGCAAGTCAAAGCATTGAAGCAATTCGGATTAGATCCCGGAGCGGCAACGGTCACGTTGACCGATGTGCGGCAGGCGGATTGGGCCAATGTGTGGAAACAGTATTATCATCCGCTTCGAGTTTCACGTTTTTTGACCATTGTGCCTAAATGGGAACATTACACCCCGGAACAAAATGGCGAAATCGTGCTGACGCAGGATCCGGGCATGGCGTTTGGCACCGGTACGCACCCGACCACCCAGTTGATGTTAGGATTACTGGAATCAGTGGTGCGCGGCGGTGAGACGATGATTGATGTCGGAACGGGCTCCGGAATTTTGGCGATTGCTGCCGAACGCTTGGGTGTCAGCCGTATTTTAGCAACCGATGTCGATGATGTTGCCGTCAAAAATGCCCAGTCTAACATTGAGCTCAATCCTGTCAGCCACATCACGGTAAAGGCAAATGATTTGCTACAAGGGATCACGATGTCTGCTGATTTGATTGTTGCCAACATTTTAGCTGAGGTTTTAGTGCCTTTAATTCCGCAGGTTCAGGAACGCTTGAAGCCCAAGGGTCATTTTCTTCTGGCTGGCATTATTGCCGACAAAGCTGCCTTAATCACGCAGACTTTGCAGGCCAATGGGTTTACGATTGCCCAACGGCGTGAAACAGGCGGCTGGGTGGCACTCGAAGCCGTGATTCAAGAGGAGGACGACTGA
- a CDS encoding DUF1093 domain-containing protein, with the protein MKRVIGVVALLAVLVLGFFGYQYWNSTYNGVEAYAVVTEGKKEASKNDDGSPYKVNGKQYYTYEYDFVWITKDGQERKLGFSSPESADPKPLTPGTYVKAKISQKRVTAGPQTVSADSVPAAIKDKLK; encoded by the coding sequence ATGAAAAGAGTTATAGGTGTGGTTGCGTTACTTGCGGTTCTCGTTTTGGGCTTTTTTGGTTATCAGTATTGGAACAGTACCTATAATGGGGTTGAAGCTTATGCCGTGGTCACTGAAGGCAAAAAGGAAGCTTCCAAGAATGATGATGGCTCACCTTATAAAGTGAATGGCAAACAATACTACACGTATGAATACGATTTCGTCTGGATTACAAAAGATGGTCAAGAACGAAAACTCGGGTTCTCATCTCCAGAATCGGCTGATCCCAAGCCATTAACACCAGGGACGTATGTTAAAGCCAAGATTTCGCAAAAACGGGTCACTGCTGGGCCACAAACCGTTTCGGCGGACTCGGTTCCTGCGGCGATTAAGGATAAGCTTAAGTAG
- a CDS encoding IS110 family transposase, giving the protein MNLNVGIDVSKAKLDYCGLDSAKKVIFQDKTTNTPDGAGQIEKLILEWAKRQDDSLKIVIGMEATSVYNIHPTLYFEQSSALSALDATVVTLNPKMTHRYSQLFDDDKTDTIDAFHIADFLRIGRYQVPVTRDEKHIALQRLTRERYHVVKQITDGKNHFLNNLYFRLNTLEAELPTSVFGNTMMTVLSGEKYTLDEIAQMPLQTLTQDLNQLSHGRFGDPEAIAKALQKAIRSSYRLSKTVADSVDQVMAIYINQIRMLQKQLKALDKSITDLCAVIDGSQSTQSIPGVGPVYSAGLLAEIGQIERFPSEASLASYAGLVWRRSQSGNGERQLTPRTHNGDQYLRYYLIEAANSVRAHDPTFARFYDKKYREVPKYQHRRACVMTARKLVRVIYALLKNHELYKPAKAV; this is encoded by the coding sequence ATGAACTTGAATGTTGGTATTGATGTTTCAAAAGCAAAGCTTGATTACTGTGGCTTGGATTCTGCCAAGAAGGTTATTTTCCAGGACAAGACCACGAATACCCCTGACGGGGCCGGCCAAATTGAGAAATTAATCCTGGAATGGGCTAAACGCCAAGATGATTCACTAAAGATCGTGATTGGCATGGAAGCCACCTCGGTGTACAACATCCACCCCACACTTTACTTTGAACAAAGCTCAGCGCTCAGTGCGTTGGATGCCACTGTCGTCACGTTGAACCCCAAGATGACTCATCGTTACAGCCAATTGTTCGATGACGACAAGACTGATACCATTGATGCCTTCCACATCGCAGACTTTCTGCGCATTGGCCGGTATCAAGTGCCAGTGACCCGCGACGAGAAACACATTGCCTTACAGCGGCTCACCCGCGAACGGTATCACGTCGTCAAACAAATTACAGATGGCAAAAACCACTTCCTCAACAATCTGTACTTCCGATTGAACACACTGGAAGCTGAGCTACCGACTTCTGTGTTCGGAAACACGATGATGACGGTGCTTAGCGGTGAAAAGTACACACTGGACGAAATCGCTCAGATGCCCTTACAGACGCTTACTCAAGATCTTAACCAATTGTCCCACGGTCGCTTTGGTGACCCAGAGGCGATCGCTAAGGCCTTACAAAAAGCCATCCGTAGCTCTTATCGCTTGAGCAAGACGGTTGCCGATTCTGTTGACCAGGTCATGGCGATTTACATCAACCAGATCCGGATGTTACAAAAGCAACTAAAAGCCCTAGACAAGAGCATCACCGACCTGTGTGCCGTCATTGATGGCTCACAGTCAACGCAAAGTATTCCAGGCGTTGGCCCAGTCTACTCGGCTGGACTACTGGCTGAAATTGGTCAGATTGAACGGTTTCCGAGTGAAGCTAGTTTGGCAAGCTATGCCGGACTGGTTTGGCGCAGAAGTCAATCCGGAAACGGTGAGCGGCAACTAACGCCGCGCACGCATAACGGCGATCAGTACTTACGCTATTACCTAATTGAAGCTGCCAACTCGGTAAGAGCGCATGATCCCACATTTGCCAGATTTTACGACAAGAAATACCGGGAGGTGCCAAAATATCAACACCGACGTGCTTGTGTCATGACTGCAAGAAAGCTGGTACGCGTGATCTATGCATTACTTAAAAACCACGAGTTGTATAAACCAGCCAAAGCGGTCTAG
- a CDS encoding adenine phosphoribosyltransferase, with protein MTINFKDYIASVKDFPEPGIIFRDISPLMADGKAYAAATDEIAAYAQDKGVEMIVGPEARGFIVGCPVAYKLGIGFAPARKKGKLPRPTVKASYDLEYGEATLYLHKDAIKPGQRVLVCDDLLATGGTIAATIRLVEQLGGVVVGTAFLIELSDLHGRDKIKDYDMFTLMAYTGA; from the coding sequence ATGACCATCAATTTTAAAGATTACATCGCAAGTGTGAAGGATTTTCCGGAACCGGGAATTATTTTTCGCGATATTTCGCCGCTGATGGCAGATGGAAAGGCATATGCCGCAGCGACTGATGAAATAGCCGCTTATGCCCAGGACAAAGGCGTTGAGATGATCGTCGGTCCGGAAGCACGCGGCTTTATTGTTGGTTGCCCGGTCGCTTACAAGTTAGGCATTGGTTTCGCACCGGCCCGGAAAAAGGGAAAGCTGCCGCGGCCAACCGTTAAGGCCAGTTACGATCTGGAATATGGCGAAGCGACCCTGTATTTACACAAGGATGCCATCAAACCGGGTCAACGGGTTCTGGTTTGTGATGACCTGCTGGCAACTGGGGGTACCATTGCCGCAACGATTCGCCTAGTTGAACAACTGGGTGGTGTGGTGGTTGGTACAGCCTTTTTGATTGAATTAAGCGACTTACATGGCCGCGATAAGATCAAGGACTACGATATGTTCACGTTAATGGCATACACCGGCGCTTGA
- a CDS encoding RsmE family RNA methyltransferase yields the protein MQRFFTAHKLHEKQTLTLEPAIAKHAIKVLRHEVGDVIELADPEHHVYHATIQSTDLLTVLIGEDVTQPVELPIAVEIVCGVSKGDKAEWIVQKATELGAAKIGFFNAQWGTARWPAERVAQKLSRLATIAQNAAEQSHRNLVPEVAMYAKHSDVGNSAAVKLVAYEESAKQGEHAALVAALAEKPASLCVVFGPEGGISPAELAGLKANGFTPAGLGPRILRAETAPLYLLSAVSVLTELS from the coding sequence ATGCAACGGTTTTTCACCGCACATAAGTTGCATGAAAAGCAGACGTTAACATTGGAACCAGCGATTGCCAAGCATGCCATTAAGGTGTTGCGGCATGAGGTGGGCGATGTGATTGAGTTAGCCGATCCTGAACACCATGTTTATCACGCCACGATTCAAAGCACAGATCTGCTGACGGTTTTGATTGGCGAGGATGTCACGCAACCCGTTGAACTGCCGATTGCAGTTGAAATTGTCTGCGGTGTCAGCAAAGGCGATAAAGCCGAGTGGATTGTCCAAAAAGCAACCGAATTAGGCGCTGCCAAGATCGGCTTTTTTAATGCACAGTGGGGCACTGCCCGCTGGCCGGCCGAACGGGTTGCCCAAAAATTGAGCCGGCTGGCGACCATCGCTCAGAATGCCGCAGAACAAAGTCATCGCAATCTGGTTCCTGAAGTGGCGATGTATGCTAAGCATAGTGATGTAGGCAATAGCGCGGCAGTCAAGCTGGTTGCTTACGAAGAAAGTGCCAAGCAAGGCGAACATGCGGCACTGGTCGCAGCGTTGGCAGAAAAGCCGGCATCATTATGCGTTGTTTTTGGTCCGGAAGGCGGTATTTCACCGGCTGAATTAGCTGGGTTAAAAGCAAATGGCTTCACACCAGCCGGTCTTGGCCCACGAATTTTACGGGCAGAAACGGCGCCGCTGTACTTGCTGAGTGCTGTCTCAGTTCTCACCGAGCTTTCTTAA
- the ybaK gene encoding Cys-tRNA(Pro) deacylase, with protein sequence MAKHHKTEKTLVEKMLDKAGITYVPYEFPTEEVGDVAQLEVDHLDVPEHQIYKTLVLTGNKTGPVVGVVPLDRHVDYKKLSKVSGNRKVGMVPLKDLVKTTGYEHGANTPIGIHERHKYPIFISQEAENQQQMIVSAGKVGRSVGIDPKVLADFVDARFADIATQD encoded by the coding sequence ATGGCTAAACATCATAAGACAGAAAAAACCTTGGTCGAAAAAATGTTAGACAAAGCGGGCATTACCTACGTGCCTTATGAATTTCCGACCGAAGAAGTGGGCGACGTTGCCCAGTTGGAAGTCGATCACCTCGATGTTCCGGAACATCAAATTTATAAAACGCTGGTATTGACCGGCAACAAGACCGGGCCAGTGGTTGGCGTTGTTCCCTTAGATCGGCATGTCGACTACAAAAAGCTAAGCAAGGTCTCCGGCAATCGCAAAGTGGGTATGGTGCCGTTAAAAGACCTTGTGAAAACGACTGGCTATGAACACGGCGCTAACACACCGATTGGCATTCATGAACGCCACAAGTACCCGATCTTTATCAGTCAAGAGGCCGAAAATCAGCAGCAAATGATTGTATCAGCTGGCAAAGTCGGCCGTTCCGTTGGCATTGATCCCAAAGTGTTGGCAGACTTTGTCGATGCACGGTTTGCGGATATTGCCACGCAGGACTGA
- a CDS encoding DUF960 domain-containing protein codes for MFEANHSRFATFGVISNLPGEIIDSIWMIIDRNLQGVVPLNNLLRFDLQNNQGKLTVHFSEEGADTEMAVDLPFPYDPSFPDTVMAYDDGESQTILLPEEGHRES; via the coding sequence ATGTTTGAAGCAAATCATAGTCGATTCGCGACATTTGGCGTCATTTCGAACTTGCCAGGCGAAATTATCGATAGTATTTGGATGATCATCGACCGCAACTTACAAGGCGTGGTGCCACTGAACAACTTACTGCGCTTTGATCTGCAGAATAATCAAGGCAAGCTGACGGTTCATTTTAGTGAAGAAGGGGCCGATACGGAAATGGCCGTGGATCTGCCATTCCCATACGATCCCAGCTTCCCGGACACCGTGATGGCTTATGATGATGGTGAGAGTCAAACCATTCTTTTACCTGAAGAAGGCCACCGCGAGTCGTAA
- a CDS encoding DUF3013 family protein: MSQLNMLDAIGEKMDQLDFDGDLSLNWDKDAHVIELEITMTAQGEAGIEVEDQNGATIDDGPVTYQDAILFYDETRLHGEDYVDDYLAIFGFNGKKGIDVATVDALFIYLQDLLDDGESDLMDFVDGTSDNDLFSLNFDDAAFEETLAQQPDANNRIFLPYPKY, encoded by the coding sequence ATGAGCCAACTGAATATGTTAGATGCAATCGGCGAGAAAATGGATCAGCTCGATTTTGACGGCGATCTTAGTTTGAACTGGGATAAGGATGCCCACGTCATTGAACTGGAAATCACGATGACGGCACAGGGTGAGGCAGGCATCGAGGTTGAAGACCAAAACGGCGCGACCATTGATGACGGACCGGTCACTTATCAAGATGCAATTCTTTTTTATGACGAAACCCGGCTGCACGGTGAAGATTACGTCGATGACTATCTGGCCATTTTCGGTTTTAATGGCAAGAAAGGCATTGACGTCGCAACCGTGGATGCATTGTTCATTTACTTGCAGGATTTGCTGGATGACGGTGAAAGCGATCTGATGGATTTTGTCGATGGCACGTCTGACAATGATCTTTTTTCACTGAATTTCGACGATGCGGCGTTTGAAGAGACTCTGGCGCAACAACCTGACGCCAATAATCGGATCTTTTTGCCGTATCCGAAGTATTAA